Proteins encoded by one window of Enterococcus saccharolyticus subsp. saccharolyticus:
- a CDS encoding amino acid ABC transporter ATP-binding protein, producing MSMIEFKNVEKYYGKFHALKNINLEFEKGEVVVVIGPSGSGKSTMLRTINGLETISSGNLLINDKDIRSKETKLTEIRRNIGMVFQHFNLYPNKTVLENITLAPIKVLKLSETEAIERAEKILDRVGMLDKKDSYPSMLSGGQQQRVAIARGLAMQPEMLLFDEPTSALDPEMIGDVLDVMKKIAHEGMSMIVVTHEMGFAREVADRVIFMAEGQVLEDSRNVKEFFENPQEERAQQFISKVINH from the coding sequence ATGTCAATGATTGAATTTAAAAACGTTGAGAAATACTACGGAAAATTCCATGCGTTGAAAAATATTAATTTGGAATTTGAAAAAGGGGAAGTTGTCGTAGTTATCGGACCATCAGGCTCTGGAAAAAGCACGATGTTGCGTACAATTAACGGCTTAGAAACAATTTCTTCAGGAAATCTTTTAATTAATGACAAAGATATCCGTAGCAAAGAAACAAAATTAACAGAAATCCGCCGCAATATTGGGATGGTTTTCCAGCATTTTAATCTTTACCCTAATAAAACGGTGTTAGAAAATATTACGTTGGCACCGATTAAAGTTTTGAAGCTTAGTGAAACAGAAGCAATAGAGCGTGCGGAAAAAATTTTAGATCGTGTCGGTATGTTGGACAAAAAAGATTCGTATCCTTCCATGCTTTCAGGTGGTCAACAACAACGTGTAGCAATTGCGAGAGGATTAGCGATGCAACCAGAAATGTTGTTGTTTGATGAACCAACTTCAGCACTTGATCCAGAAATGATTGGAGACGTGTTGGATGTTATGAAAAAAATTGCCCATGAAGGGATGTCAATGATTGTTGTAACACATGAAATGGGTTTTGCACGAGAAGTAGCGGACCGCGTAATTTTTATGGCTGAAGGACAAGTGTTAGAAGATAGTCGCAATGTAAAAGAATTCTTTGAAAATCCACAAGAGGAACGTGCGCAACAATTCATTAGTAAAGTAATCAACCATTAG
- the fabZ gene encoding 3-hydroxyacyl-ACP dehydratase FabZ — protein sequence MEKLLTEVEVMDLIPNRYPIIYIDYVDSIEPGKKIIATKNVTINEDFFQGHFPGNPVMPGALILETLAQAGSILILKSEEFLGRTAYIGGINKAKFRQKVVPGDTIKLSFEITKVKGSVGTADAIATVEGKKVAECEFTFIVGEQRQ from the coding sequence ATGGAAAAATTATTAACTGAAGTAGAAGTAATGGATTTAATTCCTAACCGCTATCCCATCATTTATATAGACTATGTGGATTCAATTGAACCTGGTAAAAAAATTATCGCTACAAAAAATGTAACAATTAACGAAGATTTCTTCCAAGGGCATTTTCCTGGTAATCCAGTAATGCCGGGTGCCTTAATTTTAGAAACGTTAGCACAAGCTGGTTCAATCTTAATTTTGAAGTCAGAAGAATTTTTAGGACGTACTGCTTACATCGGTGGTATTAATAAAGCAAAATTCCGTCAAAAAGTTGTTCCTGGAGATACAATTAAATTATCTTTTGAAATTACAAAAGTAAAAGGTTCTGTTGGAACAGCCGATGCGATTGCTACAGTTGAAGGTAAGAAGGTCGCTGAATGTGAATTTACCTTCATAGTCGGCGAGCAACGCCAATAA
- the cbpB gene encoding cyclic-di-AMP-binding protein CbpB codes for MIGKYTEALLMENQETFLVPADNVATVLYSHPLEHALLVLSKVGYAKIPVLDSEDHLVGLISLANIVDKMMGLTGFDMNQIEGLTVADVMEVNVPTIQNKDDLEDILHLLVQGSFLPVVNEDNVFEGIITRKEILKAVNHLVHELEKRYTVSTKGIIKEKLIS; via the coding sequence TTGATTGGTAAATACACTGAAGCTTTGTTGATGGAGAACCAAGAAACTTTTTTGGTGCCTGCTGATAACGTAGCGACCGTATTATATAGCCATCCTTTAGAACATGCGTTACTAGTGTTATCTAAAGTTGGTTATGCAAAGATTCCAGTCTTGGATTCAGAAGATCATTTAGTTGGCTTAATTAGTTTAGCAAATATTGTCGACAAAATGATGGGCTTAACAGGATTTGATATGAATCAAATAGAAGGGCTAACTGTGGCAGATGTCATGGAAGTAAATGTGCCTACTATTCAAAATAAAGATGATTTAGAAGATATTTTACATTTGTTAGTGCAAGGTTCATTCTTACCCGTTGTCAATGAAGACAATGTATTTGAAGGAATTATTACTAGAAAAGAAATCTTAAAAGCAGTGAATCATTTAGTCCATGAATTAGAGAAACGATATACTGTGTCAACCAAAGGAATCATCAAAGAAAAATTAATTAGTTAA
- the fabI gene encoding enoyl-ACP reductase FabI has translation MSFLTGKKIVVMGVANKRSIAWGCAQALREQGAEVIYTYQNERMKKPLEKLLEGDEFLVELDVASDESIAKGFDEIKEYAGEIHGVVHAVAYANKEDLQGDVTDISRQGYALAQDISSYSLIAVTHYAKPILAENSGIVTLTYLGAERAVPNYNMMGIAKAALEASVRYLAAELSPQKIRVNAISAGAIKTLAVTGVKDYQKLIQLSEDRTPDHVGVTIEEVGNVCAFLISPLSGGIIGETIFVDKGVHLS, from the coding sequence ATGAGTTTCTTAACTGGTAAAAAAATTGTCGTAATGGGCGTCGCAAATAAACGTAGTATCGCTTGGGGTTGTGCACAAGCATTACGTGAGCAAGGTGCAGAAGTTATCTACACTTACCAAAATGAGCGTATGAAAAAACCTCTGGAAAAATTATTAGAAGGCGACGAATTTCTAGTTGAACTAGATGTTGCCAGTGATGAAAGTATCGCCAAAGGCTTTGATGAAATTAAAGAATATGCTGGCGAAATCCACGGGGTTGTTCATGCCGTTGCGTATGCAAACAAAGAAGATTTACAAGGTGATGTTACCGATATTTCTCGTCAAGGGTATGCTTTAGCACAAGACATCAGTAGCTATTCATTAATCGCTGTGACGCATTATGCAAAACCAATCTTAGCTGAAAACAGCGGTATTGTTACATTGACTTATTTGGGTGCAGAACGTGCTGTACCAAACTACAACATGATGGGTATTGCAAAAGCAGCTTTAGAAGCATCTGTTCGTTACTTAGCAGCTGAACTTTCTCCACAAAAAATTCGTGTCAATGCTATTTCAGCAGGCGCAATTAAAACATTAGCTGTAACAGGCGTAAAAGATTACCAAAAACTAATCCAACTATCAGAAGACCGTACACCAGACCATGTCGGCGTAACGATTGAAGAAGTCGGAAACGTTTGTGCGTTCTTAATTAGCCCATTATCTGGTGGAATTATTGGTGAAACAATTTTTGTCGATAAAGGCGTGCATTTATCTTAA
- the racE gene encoding glutamate racemase, translating to MTNTQPIGFIDSGVGGLTVVKEAIKQLPNENIIYLGDTARCPYGPRPAKQVIEYTWQMTKFLLEKNIKMLVIACNTATAVALEEIKAQLDIPVVGVILPGTRAAVKATKNRQIGIIGTAGTIKSSSYEQAIKMKVPEASVTSLACPKFVPIVESNQFQSSVAKKIVAETLLPLQHKKLDTLILGCTHYPLLRPIIQNIMGSHVKLIDSGAETIGEVSMLLDYFDIANVNVMSQPDYSFYTTGSTVMFDGIAKEWLASTKVQSQHIELGGKE from the coding sequence ATGACAAACACACAACCTATTGGCTTTATTGATTCAGGTGTCGGCGGTTTAACTGTTGTGAAAGAGGCAATTAAACAGTTACCAAATGAAAATATTATTTATTTAGGCGATACGGCTCGCTGCCCGTATGGACCACGACCGGCTAAGCAAGTAATCGAATATACGTGGCAAATGACCAAATTTTTACTAGAAAAAAACATAAAAATGCTTGTAATTGCATGTAATACTGCAACGGCGGTAGCGTTAGAAGAAATTAAAGCGCAATTAGATATTCCAGTCGTCGGTGTGATCTTACCTGGTACTCGTGCTGCAGTTAAAGCTACGAAAAATCGTCAAATCGGTATTATAGGAACAGCGGGTACAATTAAAAGTAGTTCGTATGAGCAAGCAATTAAAATGAAAGTGCCTGAAGCATCGGTGACTAGTTTAGCTTGTCCTAAATTTGTACCGATTGTTGAAAGTAATCAATTTCAATCATCGGTAGCTAAAAAAATTGTTGCTGAGACGTTATTACCATTGCAACATAAAAAATTAGATACATTAATTTTGGGATGTACACATTACCCATTATTACGCCCTATCATTCAAAATATAATGGGCAGTCACGTCAAACTGATTGATTCAGGGGCAGAAACAATTGGTGAAGTAAGTATGTTATTGGATTATTTTGATATTGCGAATGTCAATGTGATGTCGCAACCAGATTATTCTTTTTATACGACTGGTTCGACAGTTATGTTTGATGGTATTGCAAAAGAATGGTTAGCATCAACAAAGGTACAGTCACAACATATCGAATTAGGAGGAAAAGAATAA
- a CDS encoding metallophosphoesterase: protein MKYLVVSDNHGDRKILVDLFARYQGKVDYIFHCGDSELPGDDELWQQAYVVTGNCDYDPKYKKSQLVDTGMDRVYFTHGHLSDVRFGITRLGLEAQAVDANIVLFGHTHQIGCEKVGKRLFLNPGSISQPRGPIQVKSYAIIDSTPDAYSVQYYDRDFQAVPDLSFVFKK from the coding sequence ATGAAATATTTAGTCGTTAGTGATAATCATGGAGATCGTAAAATTTTAGTTGATCTCTTTGCCCGTTACCAAGGGAAAGTTGATTATATTTTCCATTGTGGTGATTCTGAATTGCCTGGCGATGATGAATTGTGGCAACAGGCGTATGTTGTTACTGGAAATTGCGATTATGATCCTAAATATAAAAAAAGCCAATTAGTGGATACTGGCATGGATCGTGTTTATTTTACACACGGACACTTATCTGATGTTCGTTTTGGTATTACGCGTCTAGGACTAGAAGCACAAGCAGTAGACGCCAATATTGTCTTATTTGGACATACGCATCAAATTGGTTGCGAAAAGGTAGGAAAACGCTTATTTTTGAACCCTGGCAGTATTTCACAACCTCGAGGTCCGATTCAAGTGAAAAGCTATGCGATTATCGATAGTACGCCAGATGCTTATTCAGTACAATATTACGACCGTGATTTTCAAGCCGTACCAGATTTATCTTTTGTATTTAAAAAATAA
- the rph gene encoding ribonuclease PH, translating to MRHDGRGAQRLRPITIKTHVYKHPEGSVVISFGDTEVICSATIEESVPPFLRNTGTGWVTAEYSMLPRATNTRNRRESSKGKLTGRTMEIQRLIGRSLRAVVDLEKLGERSIVVDCDVVQADGGTRTASITGAFVALRLAVNKLLQTNTLQEDPIKEHLAAISVGILPDNTCAVDLDYVEDSAAQVDMNLVMTEAGRFVEIQGTGEEATFDGEQLNAMLVYGKTAIEELIAAQKSALYADEEGRAQIVDKTIMIATGNLGKAKEFAEMFAKEGYQIKTLKDFPDLPDVAETGSTFEENARLKAETIANILQCPVLADDSGLKVDALSGMPGIYSARFAGEHKSDASNNAKLLYELTDIPENERTAQFHCTLVLAAPKRESLVVEAEWPGKIGRIPRGDNGFGYDPLFVVDGMNKTAAELSSEEKNRCSHRGQAIEKLKLQWKEWLEGGA from the coding sequence ATGCGACACGATGGCAGAGGCGCGCAACGCTTGCGTCCTATTACAATTAAAACACATGTTTACAAACACCCAGAAGGCTCTGTGGTGATTTCATTTGGCGATACCGAAGTAATCTGTTCTGCAACAATCGAAGAATCAGTGCCACCATTTTTAAGAAATACTGGCACTGGATGGGTAACAGCAGAGTATAGCATGTTACCACGAGCAACCAACACGAGAAACCGTCGTGAAAGTTCAAAAGGAAAATTAACTGGACGTACGATGGAAATTCAACGTCTGATTGGTCGTTCTTTGCGTGCGGTTGTTGATTTAGAAAAATTAGGAGAGCGCAGTATTGTCGTTGATTGTGATGTTGTACAAGCAGATGGTGGGACACGTACTGCAAGCATCACTGGTGCGTTTGTGGCGTTGCGTCTGGCGGTTAATAAATTATTACAAACAAATACTTTACAAGAAGATCCAATCAAAGAACATCTAGCAGCAATTAGTGTGGGGATTTTACCAGATAACACTTGTGCTGTGGATTTGGATTATGTAGAAGATAGCGCCGCACAAGTCGATATGAATTTAGTCATGACTGAAGCAGGGCGTTTTGTGGAAATCCAAGGAACAGGTGAAGAAGCAACCTTCGATGGGGAACAATTAAATGCGATGCTCGTTTATGGTAAGACAGCGATTGAAGAGCTAATTGCTGCTCAAAAGAGTGCGTTATACGCTGATGAAGAAGGACGCGCACAAATTGTTGATAAAACAATTATGATTGCTACTGGAAATTTAGGCAAAGCCAAAGAATTTGCGGAAATGTTTGCTAAAGAAGGCTATCAAATTAAAACCTTAAAAGATTTTCCTGATTTACCAGATGTTGCAGAAACAGGTAGTACCTTTGAGGAAAATGCGCGTTTGAAAGCTGAAACTATCGCTAACATTTTACAATGTCCAGTTTTAGCAGATGATTCTGGTTTAAAAGTTGATGCACTAAGTGGGATGCCAGGCATTTATTCTGCTCGTTTTGCTGGAGAACATAAAAGTGATGCGTCAAATAATGCGAAATTGTTGTACGAATTAACGGATATCCCCGAGAATGAACGAACAGCGCAATTTCATTGTACGTTAGTTCTTGCTGCACCTAAAAGAGAAAGTCTTGTTGTGGAAGCAGAATGGCCAGGAAAAATTGGTCGTATTCCACGTGGAGACAATGGTTTTGGATATGATCCATTATTTGTTGTGGATGGGATGAATAAGACTGCTGCTGAACTTTCAAGTGAAGAAAAAAATAGATGTAGTCATCGTGGACAAGCCATTGAAAAATTGAAATTGCAATGGAAAGAATGGTTAGAAGGAGGGGCTTAA
- a CDS encoding mechanosensitive ion channel family protein: protein MYFLLGTVGTADSTVDSSDVSIIEPAAQQLNALQRWWLSLNWEAITGLIIQKTITLLFIIILFTILTRLADFLVDRTFTSYSKKKTNEVRMTTLHTLIRNVVHYTLGFFFIYALLSTIGIPVGSLLAGAGIAGLAIGLGAQGFMNDIITGFFIITEQQIDVGDYIKLNDLTIEGTVTSVGLRTLQLQSTDGTVHFVPNRNITTISNTSRADMRVLVDVRIDTSEDLDGIQAAIERANQQIVQKYAEFIQTPPVIFGIVDLGNSNYAIRTTMYVSNGRQHKIQEELLSASIYELSQAGFTIPNTPIVAAK, encoded by the coding sequence ATGTATTTTCTTTTAGGAACAGTTGGGACAGCAGATTCAACGGTTGATTCATCCGATGTGAGTATCATTGAACCTGCTGCTCAACAATTAAATGCTCTACAACGATGGTGGCTGAGTCTGAATTGGGAAGCCATTACGGGATTAATCATTCAAAAAACAATTACTCTTTTGTTTATTATTATATTGTTTACTATATTAACTCGTCTGGCAGATTTTTTAGTTGATCGCACCTTTACTTCTTATAGTAAAAAGAAAACAAATGAAGTACGAATGACGACATTACATACCTTAATTCGAAATGTCGTTCATTACACATTAGGTTTTTTCTTTATCTATGCCCTATTATCAACGATTGGCATTCCGGTTGGTTCATTGCTCGCTGGAGCAGGGATTGCTGGTTTAGCAATCGGTCTTGGCGCACAAGGGTTTATGAACGATATTATCACAGGTTTTTTCATTATTACTGAACAACAAATTGATGTTGGTGATTATATTAAATTAAATGATTTAACCATCGAAGGAACCGTAACTTCTGTTGGCTTGCGCACGTTACAACTACAGTCAACAGATGGTACGGTACATTTTGTGCCAAACCGTAACATTACCACAATCAGCAATACTTCGCGTGCGGATATGCGTGTCTTAGTGGATGTTCGTATTGATACATCAGAGGATCTAGATGGTATTCAAGCAGCGATTGAACGTGCAAACCAACAAATCGTTCAAAAATACGCTGAATTTATTCAAACACCACCAGTTATTTTTGGAATCGTTGATTTAGGAAATAGTAATTACGCCATTCGTACCACAATGTATGTTAGTAATGGTCGTCAACACAAGATTCAAGAAGAATTGTTAAGCGCCTCGATTTATGAACTATCTCAGGCAGGTTTTACAATTCCCAACACACCTATTGTGGCAGCAAAATAA
- a CDS encoding amino acid ABC transporter permease, translated as MIELFQANADLFFEGFKYTILSSVLALIFSLVIGTLMAIFQLSENAIIRNLAKAYVEFFRNIPLLIIVMFFYVVLPLYGMPFDGFQAGTIGLTIYTSAFIAETVRSGIQTVPKGQMEAGLSSGFTYSETMRYIVLPQAFKIVIPPLGGQFINLIKNSSILAMVAGLDLMYQGDLVANATFITFETYIIVGVFYLILTLPLSYVMAYLEKRWAVRG; from the coding sequence ATGATTGAGTTGTTTCAAGCAAATGCAGATTTGTTTTTTGAAGGATTTAAGTATACGATCCTTTCTAGTGTATTAGCGTTAATTTTTAGTTTGGTTATCGGTACGTTAATGGCCATTTTTCAGCTATCTGAAAATGCAATTATTCGCAATTTAGCCAAAGCTTACGTTGAGTTTTTTAGAAATATTCCCTTATTAATTATTGTCATGTTTTTTTATGTTGTTTTACCGTTATATGGTATGCCATTTGATGGTTTCCAAGCAGGGACGATTGGATTAACAATTTATACATCAGCCTTTATTGCAGAAACTGTTCGTTCAGGAATTCAAACAGTACCAAAAGGGCAGATGGAAGCAGGATTATCTTCTGGTTTTACTTATAGTGAAACCATGCGGTATATTGTGTTACCCCAAGCGTTTAAAATTGTGATTCCTCCATTAGGGGGGCAATTTATCAATTTAATTAAAAACTCTTCTATTTTAGCGATGGTTGCTGGTTTAGATTTAATGTATCAAGGGGATTTAGTTGCGAACGCCACCTTTATCACATTTGAAACGTATATCATTGTCGGCGTTTTTTACTTAATTTTGACGTTGCCGTTATCGTATGTAATGGCCTATTTAGAAAAACGTTGGGCAGTTCGAGGATAG
- a CDS encoding peptidylprolyl isomerase yields the protein MKIKKRVLLFTTFASVALLAACNNTTATKESTTASSETTETSVDLNKLALPQLDKEVKENEDLVELVTTEGKVKIKLFPEYAPKAVENFMTHAKEGYYDGTVFHRVMEEFMIQGGDPEGTGLGGESIWGKGFEVEISPNLYHIRGALSMARAKPLDSQGSQFFIVQNDQDMSDGLAIQFTPEKIIDAYKNGGAPKLDNNYTVFGQVIEGMDVVDKIAKADVKTSETGEASVPEKPVKVEKITILQEAK from the coding sequence ATGAAAATAAAAAAACGTGTACTTTTATTTACAACATTTGCTAGCGTTGCGCTACTGGCAGCTTGCAATAATACAACCGCTACTAAAGAATCAACCACCGCTTCTTCTGAAACGACTGAAACATCCGTTGATTTAAACAAATTAGCTCTTCCACAACTGGATAAAGAAGTAAAAGAAAACGAAGACTTAGTAGAATTAGTTACCACAGAAGGGAAAGTCAAAATTAAATTATTCCCAGAATACGCACCAAAAGCAGTTGAAAATTTTATGACGCATGCCAAAGAAGGCTACTATGACGGAACTGTCTTTCATCGTGTCATGGAAGAATTCATGATTCAAGGCGGTGACCCAGAAGGAACCGGTTTGGGCGGTGAAAGCATTTGGGGTAAAGGGTTTGAAGTAGAAATTTCTCCAAACCTTTACCATATTCGCGGTGCATTGTCTATGGCACGCGCAAAGCCTTTAGATAGTCAAGGCAGTCAATTTTTCATTGTCCAAAACGACCAAGATATGTCAGATGGCCTAGCGATTCAATTTACACCAGAAAAAATAATTGATGCCTATAAAAATGGTGGCGCACCTAAATTAGACAATAACTACACTGTCTTTGGTCAAGTTATCGAAGGGATGGACGTTGTCGATAAAATCGCCAAAGCAGATGTGAAAACAAGTGAAACTGGTGAAGCATCGGTTCCAGAAAAACCTGTCAAAGTTGAAAAAATCACTATTTTACAAGAAGCAAAATAA
- a CDS encoding DUF871 domain-containing protein — protein MGKLGISIYPERSTFGKDKAYLDLAHKYGFKRVFTSLLQITDDKEKVLAEFKKVVDYANSLGMEVMVDINPSLFEQLEISYDDLSFFHEMGAYGVRLDIGFTGAEEARMTRNPYNIKIEINMSGGTKYVDNIMSYSPNTANLLGSHNFYPHRYSGLGYDHFVTCSEQFRQYNLNTMAFVNSSAATFGPWPTQDGLCSLEDHRELEIATQVKHLMLTGLIDDILIGNAYASEEELKAMAEAFNSPYPTLKVVVEEEITENERICLFDNLHSYRGDRSEYMLRSTMTRVYYKDKEFPAHTTRDIVRGDVLIDNENYGQYKGETQIALKEMKNDGRVNVVGQISEDELFLLDFLKPWSSFKLTEVK, from the coding sequence ATGGGAAAATTAGGTATTTCGATTTATCCAGAACGTTCAACATTTGGAAAAGATAAAGCATATTTAGATTTAGCACATAAATATGGCTTTAAACGTGTATTTACGAGTTTATTACAAATTACAGATGATAAAGAAAAAGTATTAGCAGAATTCAAGAAAGTTGTCGATTACGCGAACAGTTTAGGGATGGAAGTGATGGTTGATATCAATCCTAGCTTATTTGAACAACTAGAAATTTCTTACGATGATTTATCCTTCTTCCATGAAATGGGCGCATACGGTGTGCGTTTAGATATCGGTTTTACAGGAGCAGAAGAAGCACGCATGACGCGCAATCCTTATAATATTAAAATTGAGATTAATATGAGCGGTGGAACAAAATATGTTGACAATATTATGTCGTATTCACCAAATACAGCAAACTTATTAGGGTCACATAATTTTTACCCACATCGCTATTCAGGTCTTGGTTATGACCACTTTGTGACTTGTTCAGAGCAATTCCGTCAATATAACTTAAACACGATGGCCTTTGTTAACTCAAGTGCAGCAACATTTGGTCCTTGGCCAACACAAGATGGTTTATGTTCATTGGAAGACCATCGTGAATTAGAAATTGCCACACAAGTAAAACATTTAATGCTGACAGGACTAATTGACGATATTTTAATTGGTAATGCTTATGCTTCAGAAGAAGAACTAAAAGCAATGGCTGAGGCGTTTAATTCACCTTATCCAACATTAAAAGTGGTTGTTGAAGAAGAAATAACAGAAAACGAACGCATCTGTTTATTTGATAATCTACACAGTTATCGTGGTGATCGTTCAGAATATATGCTACGTTCAACCATGACACGTGTGTATTATAAAGACAAAGAATTTCCAGCGCATACAACACGTGATATTGTTCGTGGAGATGTTTTAATCGATAATGAAAACTATGGTCAATACAAAGGTGAAACACAAATTGCATTGAAAGAAATGAAAAATGATGGACGCGTCAATGTAGTCGGTCAAATTTCAGAAGATGAATTATTCTTATTAGATTTCTTAAAACCATGGTCAAGCTTTAAATTAACTGAAGTGAAATAA
- a CDS encoding transporter substrate-binding domain-containing protein: protein MIKKTFFSLLILVAAVFSLSGCKSGSVADLDILETSKESNEIIWGVKNDTRLFGLMDIPSREVKGFDIDIAKAITEKILGRDGRATFVEVTSKTRIPLLKNGNIDAIIATMTISEERKKQVDFSDVYFDAGQSLLVKKGSPITSVDNLDESTTVLAVKGSTSAVNIRKASPNAKILELENYAEAFTALQAGQGDAMTTDNAILLGMASENPDYELVGGTFTEEPYGIAINKGQENFLQAVNNALREMHEDGTYDEIYTKWFPNDESGKVK from the coding sequence ATGATTAAAAAAACTTTTTTTTCCTTACTCATTCTAGTGGCGGCAGTTTTTAGCTTATCTGGTTGTAAATCAGGGAGTGTTGCTGACTTGGATATTTTGGAAACAAGTAAAGAGTCAAATGAAATTATTTGGGGCGTAAAAAATGATACGCGTCTATTTGGTTTAATGGATATTCCTTCTCGTGAAGTAAAAGGCTTCGATATTGATATTGCTAAAGCAATCACGGAAAAGATTCTTGGACGTGATGGTCGTGCGACGTTTGTTGAAGTAACATCTAAAACACGTATTCCGTTATTAAAAAATGGAAATATTGATGCAATTATCGCGACAATGACGATTTCAGAAGAACGTAAAAAACAAGTTGATTTCTCAGATGTTTACTTTGACGCAGGACAGTCTTTGTTAGTGAAAAAAGGCAGTCCAATCACCAGTGTTGATAATTTAGATGAATCAACGACTGTTTTGGCTGTAAAAGGTTCCACATCTGCAGTCAATATTCGTAAAGCATCACCCAATGCGAAGATTTTAGAATTAGAAAACTATGCAGAAGCCTTTACTGCATTGCAAGCCGGTCAAGGAGATGCGATGACTACCGACAATGCCATTTTATTAGGAATGGCAAGTGAAAATCCCGATTATGAATTAGTTGGTGGCACATTTACCGAAGAACCTTATGGTATTGCGATTAATAAAGGACAAGAAAATTTCCTTCAAGCAGTCAACAATGCATTAAGAGAAATGCATGAAGATGGAACTTATGATGAGATTTATACAAAATGGTTCCCAAATGACGAAAGTGGAAAAGTAAAATAG
- a CDS encoding amino acid ABC transporter permease has product MDFIGAFSFVNLRFLLDGLQITVAVSVLSIVFSFLIGGLVGTLRFANIPFFSKILGVFVDIIRNLPLLLIIFFTYFALPQIGIRFNIFWSAVVALTIFESAMLSEIFRAGLNAVPKGQMEAGLSTGLSYVETMRTIVLPQAFRSMIPAIVSQLISLVKDTSLAVIISLPDLTHHARIIYGQNTNYVIPMFVAMTLSYFAICYVLSLLSKYLETRRYNY; this is encoded by the coding sequence ATGGATTTTATCGGTGCATTTTCATTCGTAAATTTACGATTTTTATTAGATGGCTTACAGATTACTGTTGCGGTTTCCGTGCTATCGATTGTATTTAGTTTTTTAATTGGTGGTTTAGTGGGAACGTTACGTTTTGCAAATATTCCGTTCTTTTCAAAGATTTTAGGTGTATTTGTTGATATTATTCGTAATTTACCGCTACTATTGATTATCTTTTTCACGTATTTTGCTTTACCACAAATCGGAATTCGTTTTAACATTTTTTGGTCCGCAGTAGTTGCATTGACTATTTTTGAATCAGCGATGTTATCAGAAATTTTCCGTGCAGGATTAAATGCAGTACCAAAAGGGCAAATGGAAGCAGGTCTTTCAACGGGCTTGTCTTATGTGGAAACCATGCGTACAATTGTATTACCACAAGCTTTTCGTTCAATGATTCCTGCAATTGTGAGTCAGTTGATTTCATTAGTGAAAGATACGTCATTAGCAGTGATTATTTCACTTCCTGATTTGACCCACCACGCGCGTATTATTTATGGTCAAAATACGAATTATGTGATTCCAATGTTCGTTGCAATGACTTTAAGTTACTTTGCGATTTGTTATGTCTTATCATTGTTATCGAAATATTTAGAAACTAGAAGATATAACTATTAA